A window of Candidatus Vicinibacter proximus contains these coding sequences:
- a CDS encoding T9SS type A sorting domain-containing protein gives MDSQWGTSPYTYAWDNGLETDKTNRKSGIHNHVYRYSYGCKRMYGSRSGESDHLSKPKCKHRQMACKMWFCNGSATANASGGTSPYTYNWSNGGTTQSISNLSAGNYSVTVTDSKGCTATASTTINNTNGPTVDAGADKSGCVGSTFNLSATANGGTSPYTYAWDNGLGNGQNKTVNPGFTTTYTVTVTDANGCTAVDQVKVIIYPNPSVSIDKWHAKCGFANGSATANASGGTSPYTYNWSNGGTTQSISNLSAGNYSVTVTDSKGCTATASTTINNISGPTVDAGSDKSGCVGSTFNLSATANGGTTPYTYAWDNGLGNGQNKTVNPGFTTTYTVTVTDANGCTAVDQVKVIIYPNPSVSIDKWHAKCGFANGSATANASGGTSPYTYNWSNGGTTQSISNLSAGNYGVTVTDSKGCTATASTTINNISGPTVDAGSDKSGCVGSTFNLSATANGGTSPYTYAWDNGLGNGQNKTVNPGFTTTYTVTVTDANGCTAVDQVKVIIYPNPSVSIDKWHAKCGFANGSATANASGGTSPYTYNWSNGGTTQSISNLSAGNYSVTVTDSKGCTATASTTINNISGPTVDAGSDKSGCVGSTFNLSATANGGTSPYTYAWDNGLGNGQNKTVNPGFTTTYTVTVTDANGCTAVDQVKVIIYPNPSVSIDKWHAKCGFANGSATANASGGTSPYTYNWSNGGTTQSISNLSAGNYSVTVTDSKGCTATASTTINNTNGPTVDAGSDKSGCVGSTFNLSATANGGTSPYTYAWDNGLGNGQNKTVNPGFTTTYTVTVTDANGCTAVDQVKVIIYPNPSVSIDKWHAKCGFANGSATANASGGTSPYTYNWSNGGTTQSISNLSAGNYSVTVTDSKGCTATASTTINNISGPTVDAGSDKSGCVGSTFNLSATANGGTTPYTYAWDNGLGNGQNKTVNPGFTTTYTVTVTDANGCTAVDQVKVIIYPNPSVSIDKWHAKCGFANGSATANASGGTSPYTYNWSNGGTTQSISNLSAGNYSVTVTDSKGCTATASTTINNTNGPTVDAGSDKSGCVGSTFNLSATANGGTTPYTYAWDNGLGNGQNKTVNPGFTTTYTVTVTDANGCTAVDQVKVIIYPNPSVSIDKWHAKCGFANGSATANASGGTSPYTYNWSNGGTTQSISNLSAGNYSVTVTDSKGCTATASTTINNTNGPTVDAGADKSGCVGSTFNLSATANGGTTPYTYAWDNGLGNGQNKTVNPGFTTTYTVTVTDANGCTAVDQVKVIIYPNPSVSIDKWHAKCGFANGSATANASGGTSPYTYNWSNGGTTQSISNLSAGNYSVTVTDSKGCTATASTTINNTNGPTVDAGSDKSGCVGSTFNLSATANGGTSPYTYAWDNGLGNGQNKTVNPGFTTTYTVPVTDANGCTAVDQVKVIIYPNPSVSIDKWHAKCGFANGSATANASGGTSPYTYNWSNGGTTQSISNLSAGNYSVTVTDSKGCTATANTTIKQFDGPTVDAGIDQETCKGQLVYLNAYANGGTSPYTYAWDNGLGNGQSKTVSPAFTSTYTVTVTDANGCTATDKVKITILDCSPKITHEKTLASITKVGLNTYNVVYHILVKNTGYAGVYDLSDKSGFDDDIAINTVTYSSNAPGNPGNVLFGSGPWKLADNQAIFANTNHLYVINFNVKIDLSATSGGNNTYYSCGRSLVNRPSAGEALFNESLLDLNDDGYYEERDTACGDLPYIEHTKTLSKLVQTGPRNFQVSYNIVVVNKGGKADNYALADRPAFDNDISILGARYNTDAPAHPANPGNINLAGTGPWNLSSGQNINPGAVHTYTIQVDVSINLEDGKGDNRYDQCGRAQSSYPVSNEGLFNESQLDISSDGTVDQKDTACADVPYIVHEKFTQNVIDRGNGDYGVIYKIDVKNLGGASGRYNLVDAPGFDNDFVIQSANYTSNAIGNIGNPNPVNLIGSGPWTLATNQNINAFSSQQYYLTVNAIIDLVVAESQGDEVYSACGSKIQGTPSSGEGLFNQSTLDVNIDGVIDQRDTTCYDIQFNLCSLGDFVWHDKNVNGKQDFGEEGIEGVPVYLYDATTNTVVRTTTTNQYGYYLFDKIQCGKFYVKFVPNATWTITTPNAASDVLDSDVDNSNGPGTTAMTFLSPGEDDLTWDLGLYKCSMMGGRVFFDTDKDGVFDAMENGINGLDVFLMDATSGVSIAKTRTSTNPSTPSDDGFYMFNCIKPGTYYVLFERLDQLASSVAYQGGSYDKDSDISHENGLNTTKKIIVQSGDKILNIGAGFMIKATVGDYAWIDANANGIQDGGEKPAAGMKVYAYSTSGTMVSEAVTESNGHYMLDGIGQGDYYVKFVPLPGYGFTQAHKGPETIDNDVDGANGYGTTRVYRLLSGDAVPNIDAGLTSQALPIEWLTFDAYFNGKGTELNWTTGIELNNDYYSIERKHESEREFTTIGQIAADVNTSAAAHEYDYLDGGVSKSGIYYYRIKQVDKDGVFNYSKVVSIKVSVDKNLGVVIYPNPVNELLKVEYWINGDTEVEVTVFDQAGKNVFTNPFGGFRKSGQYIEAINTTNLAPGQYSLQIKTTNGLVNKRFSVSR, from the coding sequence GTGGACAGCCAATGGGGTACATCACCATACACTTATGCATGGGATAATGGATTAGAAACGGACAAAACAAACCGTAAATCCGGGATTCACAACCACGTATACCGTTACAGTTACGGATGCAAACGGATGTACGGCAGTAGATCAGGTGAAAGTGATCATCTATCCAAACCCAAGTGTAAGCATAGACAAATGGCATGCAAAATGTGGTTTTGCAATGGCTCAGCCACAGCGAATGCAAGTGGAGGCACCTCACCATATACGTACAATTGGTCCAATGGCGGAACGACACAAAGCATCAGCAATTTATCGGCAGGAAACTACAGTGTTACGGTTACAGACAGCAAAGGATGTACTGCAACAGCAAGTACCACAATCAACAATACAAACGGACCGACAGTAGATGCGGGTGCGGATAAATCAGGTTGTGTAGGATCTACCTTCAATTTGAGTGCGACAGCCAATGGTGGTACATCACCATACACTTATGCATGGGATAATGGATTAGGAAACGGACAAAACAAAACCGTAAATCCGGGATTCACGACCACGTATACCGTTACAGTTACAGATGCAAACGGATGTACAGCAGTAGATCAGGTGAAAGTGATTATCTATCCAAACCCAAGTGTAAGCATAGACAAATGGCATGCAAAATGTGGTTTTGCAAATGGCTCAGCCACAGCGAACGCAAGTGGAGGCACCTCACCATATACGTACAATTGGTCCAATGGCGGAACGACACAAAGCATCAGCAATTTATCGGCAGGAAACTACAGTGTTACGGTTACAGACAGCAAAGGATGTACAGCAACAGCGAGTACTACAATAAATAATATCAGTGGCCCTACAGTAGATGCAGGTTCAGATAAATCAGGTTGTGTAGGATCTACCTTCAATTTGAGTGCGACAGCCAATGGCGGTACAACACCATACACGTATGCATGGGATAATGGATTAGGAAACGGACAAAACAAAACCGTAAATCCGGGATTCACGACCACGTATACCGTTACAGTTACCGATGCAAACGGATGTACGGCAGTAGATCAGGTGAAAGTGATTATCTATCCAAACCCAAGTGTAAGCATAGACAAATGGCATGCAAAATGTGGTTTTGCAAATGGCTCAGCCACAGCGAATGCAAGTGGAGGCACCTCACCATATACGTACAATTGGTCCAATGGCGGAACGACACAAAGCATCAGCAATTTATCGGCAGGAAACTACGGTGTTACGGTTACAGACAGCAAAGGATGTACAGCAACAGCGAGTACCACAATCAATAATATCAGTGGCCCGACAGTAGATGCAGGTTCAGATAAATCAGGTTGTGTAGGATCTACCTTCAATTTGAGTGCGACAGCCAATGGCGGTACATCACCATACACGTATGCATGGGATAATGGATTAGGGAACGGACAAAACAAAACCGTAAATCCGGGATTCACGACCACGTATACCGTTACGGTTACGGATGCAAACGGATGTACGGCAGTAGATCAAGTGAAAGTGATCATCTATCCAAACCCAAGTGTAAGCATAGACAAATGGCATGCAAAATGTGGTTTTGCAAATGGCTCAGCCACAGCGAATGCAAGTGGAGGCACCTCACCATATACGTACAATTGGTCCAATGGCGGAACGACACAAAGCATCAGCAATTTATCGGCAGGAAACTACAGTGTTACGGTTACAGACAGCAAAGGATGTACAGCAACAGCGAGTACTACAATAAATAATATCAGTGGCCCTACAGTAGATGCAGGTTCAGATAAATCAGGATGTGTAGGATCTACCTTCAATTTGAGTGCGACAGCCAATGGCGGTACATCACCATACACTTATGCATGGGATAATGGATTAGGAAACGGACAAAACAAAACCGTAAATCCGGGATTCACAACCACGTATACCGTTACAGTTACGGATGCAAACGGATGTACGGCAGTAGATCAGGTGAAAGTGATCATCTATCCAAACCCAAGTGTAAGCATAGACAAATGGCATGCAAAATGTGGTTTTGCAAATGGCTCAGCCACAGCGAATGCAAGTGGAGGCACCTCACCATATACGTACAATTGGTCCAATGGCGGAACGACACAAAGCATCAGCAATTTATCGGCAGGAAACTACAGTGTTACGGTTACAGACAGCAAAGGATGTACTGCAACAGCAAGTACCACGATCAACAATACAAACGGGCCGACAGTAGATGCAGGTTCAGATAAATCAGGTTGTGTAGGATCTACCTTCAATTTGAGTGCGACAGCCAATGGTGGTACATCACCATACACGTATGCATGGGATAATGGATTAGGAAACGGACAAAACAAAACCGTAAATCCGGGATTCACGACCACGTATACCGTTACAGTTACAGATGCAAACGGATGTACAGCAGTAGATCAGGTGAAAGTGATTATCTATCCAAACCCAAGTGTAAGCATAGACAAATGGCATGCAAAATGTGGTTTTGCAAATGGCTCAGCCACAGCGAACGCAAGTGGAGGCACCTCACCATATACGTACAATTGGTCCAATGGCGGAACGACACAAAGCATCAGCAATTTATCGGCAGGAAACTACAGTGTTACGGTTACAGACAGCAAAGGATGTACAGCAACAGCGAGTACTACAATCAACAATATCAGTGGCCCTACAGTAGATGCAGGTTCAGATAAATCAGGTTGTGTAGGATCTACCTTCAATTTGAGTGCGACAGCCAATGGCGGTACAACACCATACACGTATGCATGGGATAATGGATTAGGAAACGGACAAAACAAAACCGTAAATCCGGGATTCACGACCACGTATACCGTTACAGTTACCGATGCAAACGGATGTACAGCAGTAGATCAGGTGAAAGTGATTATCTATCCAAACCCAAGTGTAAGCATAGACAAATGGCATGCAAAATGTGGTTTTGCAAATGGCTCAGCCACAGCGAATGCAAGTGGAGGCACCTCACCATATACGTACAATTGGTCCAATGGCGGAACGACACAAAGCATCAGCAATTTATCGGCAGGAAACTACAGTGTTACGGTTACAGACAGCAAAGGATGTACTGCAACAGCAAGTACCACGATCAACAATACAAACGGGCCGACAGTAGATGCAGGTTCAGATAAATCAGGTTGTGTAGGATCTACCTTCAATTTGAGTGCGACAGCCAATGGCGGTACAACACCATACACTTATGCATGGGATAATGGATTAGGGAACGGACAAAACAAAACCGTAAATCCGGGATTCACTACCACGTATACCGTTACGGTTACGGATGCAAACGGATGTACGGCAGTAGATCAAGTGAAAGTGATCATCTATCCAAACCCAAGTGTAAGCATAGACAAATGGCATGCAAAATGTGGTTTTGCAAATGGCTCAGCCACAGCGAATGCAAGTGGAGGCACCTCACCATATACGTACAATTGGTCCAATGGAGGAACGACACAAAGCATCAGCAATTTATCGGCAGGAAACTACAGTGTTACAGTTACAGACAGCAAAGGATGTACTGCAACAGCAAGTACCACAATCAACAATACAAACGGGCCTACAGTAGATGCGGGTGCGGATAAATCAGGTTGTGTAGGATCTACCTTCAATTTGAGTGCGACAGCCAATGGCGGTACAACACCATACACTTATGCATGGGATAATGGATTAGGAAACGGACAAAACAAAACCGTAAATCCGGGATTCACGACCACGTATACCGTTACAGTTACCGATGCAAACGGATGTACAGCAGTAGATCAGGTGAAAGTGATTATCTATCCAAACCCAAGTGTAAGCATAGACAAATGGCATGCAAAATGTGGTTTTGCAAATGGCTCAGCCACAGCGAACGCAAGTGGAGGCACCTCACCATATACGTACAATTGGTCCAATGGCGGAACGACACAAAGCATCAGCAATTTATCGGCAGGAAACTACAGTGTTACGGTTACAGACAGCAAAGGATGTACTGCAACAGCGAGTACCACAATCAACAATACAAACGGGCCTACAGTAGATGCAGGTTCAGATAAATCAGGATGTGTAGGATCTACCTTCAATTTGAGTGCGACAGCCAATGGCGGTACATCACCATACACTTATGCATGGGATAACGGATTAGGAAACGGACAAAACAAAACCGTAAATCCGGGATTCACAACCACGTATACCGTTCCAGTTACCGATGCAAACGGATGTACAGCAGTAGATCAGGTGAAAGTGATTATCTATCCAAACCCAAGTGTAAGCATAGACAAATGGCATGCAAAATGTGGTTTTGCAAATGGCTCAGCCACAGCGAACGCAAGTGGAGGCACCTCACCATATACGTACAATTGGTCCAATGGAGGAACGACACAAAGCATCAGCAATTTATCGGCAGGAAACTACAGTGTTACGGTTACAGACAGCAAAGGATGTACTGCAACAGCTAATACAACCATTAAGCAGTTTGATGGACCGACTGTAGATGCAGGCATTGATCAAGAGACTTGCAAAGGTCAATTAGTTTATCTAAATGCTTATGCCAATGGCGGCACATCACCATACACTTATGCATGGGATAACGGATTAGGAAATGGACAAAGTAAAACTGTGAGTCCGGCATTTACCAGCACTTACACAGTTACGGTTACAGATGCAAATGGATGTACTGCAACAGATAAAGTAAAAATTACAATATTGGATTGCAGTCCAAAAATTACGCATGAAAAAACATTAGCTTCAATAACTAAAGTTGGATTGAATACGTATAATGTAGTTTACCATATTCTAGTCAAAAATACTGGTTACGCCGGAGTTTATGATTTAAGTGACAAGTCAGGTTTTGATGATGATATAGCGATCAACACCGTTACCTATTCATCCAATGCTCCTGGAAATCCGGGAAATGTCTTGTTTGGAAGTGGACCTTGGAAACTTGCAGACAATCAAGCAATTTTTGCAAACACAAATCATTTATATGTCATCAATTTTAATGTCAAAATTGACTTAAGTGCAACATCTGGAGGCAACAATACTTATTATTCATGTGGAAGGTCATTGGTTAATAGACCTTCTGCCGGAGAAGCATTGTTTAATGAATCCCTATTAGACCTTAATGATGACGGATATTATGAAGAAAGAGACACAGCTTGCGGAGATTTACCATATATAGAGCATACAAAAACTCTAAGTAAATTGGTTCAGACCGGACCAAGGAATTTTCAGGTGAGTTACAATATTGTGGTAGTGAATAAAGGAGGAAAGGCAGATAATTATGCATTGGCGGATCGTCCGGCATTTGATAATGACATAAGCATTTTAGGTGCTAGATACAATACAGATGCTCCTGCACATCCTGCTAACCCGGGAAATATTAACCTTGCTGGTACAGGACCTTGGAATTTATCTTCAGGACAGAATATAAATCCGGGAGCAGTGCATACTTATACCATTCAGGTAGATGTATCTATAAATCTTGAGGATGGTAAGGGTGACAATCGTTACGATCAGTGCGGAAGAGCACAGTCTAGTTATCCGGTATCCAATGAGGGGTTATTTAATGAATCGCAGTTGGATATCAGTAGTGATGGAACTGTGGATCAAAAAGATACAGCCTGTGCTGATGTGCCATACATTGTTCATGAAAAATTTACACAAAATGTAATCGATCGTGGAAATGGTGATTATGGAGTTATCTACAAAATTGATGTTAAAAATCTTGGAGGTGCAAGTGGCCGTTATAATTTGGTGGATGCTCCTGGATTTGATAATGATTTTGTTATTCAAAGTGCAAATTATACTTCCAATGCAATTGGAAATATAGGTAATCCAAATCCAGTAAATTTGATTGGTAGTGGACCTTGGACGCTTGCAACAAATCAAAACATCAATGCTTTCAGTAGTCAGCAATATTATCTTACAGTAAATGCAATTATAGATTTGGTTGTAGCTGAATCACAAGGTGATGAAGTGTATAGCGCATGTGGAAGTAAAATCCAGGGAACTCCATCTTCTGGAGAAGGATTGTTCAATCAATCCACTTTAGATGTGAATATTGATGGGGTGATTGATCAAAGAGATACAACCTGTTATGATATTCAGTTCAATTTGTGTAGTCTTGGAGATTTTGTTTGGCATGATAAAAATGTGAATGGCAAACAAGATTTTGGCGAGGAAGGAATTGAGGGTGTGCCAGTATACTTGTATGATGCTACGACAAATACAGTAGTGAGAACCACGACCACAAATCAGTACGGGTATTATTTGTTTGACAAAATACAATGTGGAAAATTCTATGTGAAATTTGTGCCAAACGCCACTTGGACCATTACAACACCAAATGCAGCAAGCGATGTTTTAGATAGCGATGTAGATAATTCAAATGGACCTGGAACAACAGCAATGACATTCCTGAGCCCTGGAGAAGATGACTTGACATGGGATCTTGGATTATACAAATGTAGCATGATGGGAGGAAGGGTATTTTTTGATACCGATAAGGATGGTGTTTTTGATGCCATGGAGAATGGAATTAATGGTTTGGATGTATTTTTAATGGATGCAACGAGCGGAGTATCTATTGCAAAAACCAGGACATCCACGAATCCTTCAACACCATCTGATGACGGTTTCTATATGTTTAACTGTATTAAACCGGGAACCTATTATGTATTATTTGAGCGATTGGATCAATTGGCTTCCTCTGTAGCTTATCAGGGAGGTAGTTACGACAAAGATTCGGACATCAGTCATGAAAATGGATTGAACACAACTAAAAAGATTATTGTGCAAAGTGGAGACAAGATATTGAATATTGGTGCAGGTTTCATGATCAAAGCAACGGTTGGAGATTATGCATGGATAGATGCAAATGCAAATGGAATTCAGGATGGTGGTGAAAAACCTGCAGCCGGGATGAAGGTTTATGCATATTCAACAAGTGGCACGATGGTCAGTGAGGCGGTAACTGAAAGCAATGGACATTATATGTTGGATGGAATTGGTCAAGGTGATTACTATGTAAAATTTGTTCCATTGCCTGGATATGGTTTTACACAAGCGCATAAAGGACCTGAAACAATTGACAATGATGTAGATGGTGCAAATGGTTATGGAACAACAAGAGTTTATAGGCTTTTGTCAGGGGATGCGGTACCTAACATTGATGCAGGCTTAACCTCCCAGGCCTTACCAATTGAATGGCTAACGTTTGATGCATATTTTAATGGTAAAGGGACTGAATTGAATTGGACAACAGGTATTGAGCTTAACAACGATTATTACAGCATTGAAAGAAAGCATGAATCGGAGCGTGAATTTACAACAATAGGACAGATCGCAGCGGATGTAAATACTTCTGCAGCTGCACATGAATATGATTACTTGGATGGCGGAGTCAGCAAATCAGGAATTTACTATTACCGAATTAAGCAAGTCGATAAAGATGGAGTATTCAATTACAGTAAAGTAGTTTCAATCAAAGTTTCTGTAGATAAAAACTTAGGTGTGGTTATTTATCCAAACCCGGTAAATGAATTGCTTAAAGTTGAGTATTGGATCAATGGAGATACAGAAGTTGAAGTGACCGTTTTTGACCAAGCAGGTAAAAATGTATTTACCAATCCATTTGGAGGTTTCCGTAAATCCGGACAATATATAGAGGCTATTAATACTACTAACCTTGCACCTGGTCAGTATAGTCTTCAAATTAAAACTACCAACGGACTTGTGAATAAGCGATTTTCAGTATCGAGATAA
- a CDS encoding T9SS type A sorting domain-containing protein, with protein sequence MIHFLEANISVLLTQLKGIVLDNMVLQNKSGFISVKKFFFLFIYSTYCTSFLQGNSLFFNSTYLSAIVENDVQVSNIGDFVWEDMNGNGIQDPSELGLNGIRVVLEDTSGAQIVSIFTSTGGPQNKPGYYQFNNVVPGQYQIRFIIPLLFKFTKKDIGGNDDQDSDVDTVTGLIKPVLLEEGEQKSNLDAGLIKTATLGNFVWLDNNGNGIQESAESGINGIVVQLYNEQGILVGIKITNVNPNTGTNGWYEFAQLIPGKYYVAIIPPPAFGFIPTIPNATIESLDSDITGVNGPGTTEIINLSSGQNHKDLDGGFYQDNYIGDFIWEDINQDGIQDVTEPGINGIVVSLLDATNQKIIDQRLTKNHPTSGKAGYYLFDNLRIGTYYIQVNIPKEFVWTIPNNGSDLLDSDVDETHGPNTTGNYFVGGNNHNMTVDAGMIRGVKVGNYIWNDTGIGNTGTGQGALNGKQDVGELPQSNVKVYLKQLNSTKILETHSDTNGIYFFYVKPKSGIYFLEFDIGSQYAFTTSDYNNNIDDVFDSDVNGANGIGTTPTFSVDTLDVLKWDAGIYLKSLPLELVSFNAVQRSNVIELNWQTFNEFNTSHFEVERKYFQGDQFNFLGHIHAENGISKVSNYVYSDDHLIEDGIYYYRLKMVDQDKSYQYSDVVSAIFQNQKSEENLRVNVYPNPTSEFLNLELYSDHDDEVGYSFFNLNGSKTFEGKTTIQKSSCQKIQINLKFCNPGLYLIKVCNHSEQKIFKLQFTH encoded by the coding sequence TTGATTCACTTTTTAGAAGCTAATATTTCTGTGTTGCTCACTCAATTAAAAGGAATCGTTTTAGATAATATGGTATTGCAGAATAAAAGTGGATTTATTTCTGTTAAGAAGTTTTTTTTCCTATTTATATACTCAACATATTGTACCAGTTTTCTTCAGGGGAATTCGCTTTTTTTTAATTCAACTTATTTGTCTGCAATCGTAGAAAATGATGTACAAGTTTCCAATATTGGAGATTTTGTTTGGGAAGATATGAATGGTAATGGAATTCAGGATCCATCAGAGCTAGGGTTGAATGGAATACGAGTGGTATTGGAAGATACATCAGGAGCACAGATCGTGAGTATATTCACAAGTACTGGTGGGCCGCAGAATAAGCCTGGTTATTATCAATTTAATAATGTAGTTCCGGGTCAATATCAAATCCGTTTTATTATTCCTCTCCTTTTTAAGTTTACTAAAAAGGATATAGGAGGAAATGATGATCAGGACTCAGACGTGGATACGGTTACAGGATTGATTAAGCCGGTATTGTTAGAAGAAGGAGAGCAGAAGTCTAATTTGGATGCAGGTCTAATTAAGACGGCTACTCTAGGAAATTTCGTTTGGCTAGACAACAACGGAAACGGGATACAAGAGTCAGCCGAGTCAGGGATAAACGGAATAGTTGTTCAATTATATAATGAACAAGGTATTTTAGTTGGAATAAAAATCACTAATGTTAATCCAAATACTGGGACGAATGGCTGGTACGAATTTGCACAATTAATTCCGGGGAAATATTATGTAGCCATAATTCCTCCTCCTGCTTTTGGATTTATCCCCACAATTCCAAATGCCACGATTGAGTCTCTCGACTCTGACATTACAGGGGTAAATGGACCTGGTACGACTGAAATTATAAATCTTAGCTCAGGACAGAATCATAAGGATTTGGACGGAGGGTTTTATCAAGACAATTACATTGGGGATTTTATTTGGGAAGATATCAATCAGGATGGTATTCAAGATGTTACCGAACCTGGGATTAATGGAATTGTGGTTAGTTTGCTGGATGCAACAAATCAGAAGATAATAGATCAAAGGCTAACCAAGAATCATCCCACATCCGGAAAAGCAGGATATTATTTATTTGATAACTTGAGAATTGGAACCTATTATATCCAAGTAAACATACCAAAAGAGTTCGTTTGGACCATTCCAAATAACGGTTCAGATTTGCTGGATTCAGATGTTGATGAAACGCATGGTCCAAACACGACCGGTAATTATTTTGTTGGTGGCAACAATCACAATATGACTGTTGATGCAGGCATGATAAGGGGTGTAAAAGTTGGGAATTACATTTGGAACGATACAGGAATTGGTAATACCGGAACAGGACAAGGTGCTTTAAATGGCAAGCAGGATGTTGGAGAGCTTCCACAATCCAATGTCAAAGTATATTTAAAACAACTTAATAGTACTAAAATTTTGGAGACACATTCAGACACCAATGGAATATATTTTTTTTACGTAAAACCAAAAAGTGGGATATATTTTCTTGAATTTGACATTGGTTCCCAATATGCCTTTACTACAAGCGATTATAACAACAATATAGATGATGTTTTTGACAGTGATGTCAATGGTGCAAATGGGATTGGCACAACGCCAACATTTTCAGTGGATACATTGGATGTTTTAAAGTGGGATGCAGGTATTTATTTAAAATCTTTACCTCTGGAACTTGTTAGTTTTAATGCTGTACAACGTTCAAATGTCATTGAATTAAATTGGCAAACATTTAATGAATTTAATACCAGTCACTTTGAAGTGGAAAGAAAATATTTTCAAGGGGACCAGTTTAATTTTCTAGGTCATATTCATGCAGAAAATGGAATATCGAAAGTCAGCAATTATGTCTATTCAGATGATCATCTAATTGAAGATGGAATCTATTATTATCGATTAAAAATGGTTGACCAGGATAAATCATATCAATACAGTGATGTGGTTTCTGCAATTTTCCAAAATCAAAAATCAGAGGAGAACTTAAGGGTTAATGTTTACCCAAATCCGACTTCGGAATTTTTGAATTTGGAATTATACTCCGATCATGATGATGAAGTTGGTTATTCATTTTTTAATCTAAATGGGTCAAAAACATTTGAAGGTAAAACTACCATCCAGAAATCATCGTGTCAGAAAATTCAAATCAACTTAAAATTTTGTAACCCGGGATTATATTTAATTAAGGTTTGCAATCATTCTGAGCAAAAGATTTTCAAGTTACAATTCACTCATTAA